A single genomic interval of uncultured Desulfobacter sp. harbors:
- the ppdK gene encoding pyruvate, phosphate dikinase yields MTKYIYEFGPDKTEGDASQKNLLGGKGANLAEMAKLKLPVPPGFTISTECCNHYFDLNGRFPDTLEGDILKAMANIESQTGMIFGNPENPLLVSCRSGARSSMPGMMETILNVGLCSTTIPGLIKKTENEWFVYDAYRRLIMMYSDVVMEKAEQIRPKDGMGIRLNLEMMMNNLKNDKGYDNDTDISTEDLKALCERFKKKIREDLGADFPDDPQDQLMGSIGAVFKSWNGKRAVSYRRIEHIPDSWGTAVNVQTMVFGNMGETSATGVAFTRDPATGDNKFYGEWLVNAQGEDVVAGTRTPNPLNTDTKNAQNNHLPSLEESMPQLYKQLFEIRNLLEAHYKDMQDIEFTIQEGRLYMLQCRVGKRTATAALNMAMDMLEEGTIDEKTMVCRLDPKILDDMLHPVVDPEAEKTAVKVAEGLPAGPGGAWGQIVFSAEDAVQWAKSDKNVILVREETNPEDIEGMRAAAAILTARGGMTSHAALVARGWGKCCIVGAGALKINFETKELHVGTRVFKEGDTFTLNGTKGMVYQGLLKMKDASENVRFKAFMEIADKYRAMQVRTNADTPADAKTALEFGAQGIGLFRTEHMFYGANSDNSLFLLRKMILSKTHEEREAALKELFPFVKEEIKATLEVMDNLPVTLRLLDPPLHEFVPQSRENQQEIADALHIDIEEVFKRSEQLLESNPMIGHRGVRLGITYPEITHMQVKAIFEACAELIKAGKNPMPEIMVPVTCNEKELAFVQDIVTQCHDQVLKIYAIDAIPYLYGTMIEIPRAALIADKMAEYAQFFSFGTNDLTQMTFGFSRDDIGSFMNDYIDNAILSSDPFETLDQEAVGGLVTTAVERGRKTRPEIKLGICGEHGGDPESVIFCHKAGLNYVSCSPYRIPIARLAAAQAAIMHPDCR; encoded by the coding sequence ATGACCAAATACATCTATGAGTTCGGCCCTGATAAAACGGAGGGTGATGCAAGTCAGAAAAACCTTTTGGGCGGAAAAGGCGCCAACCTTGCCGAAATGGCAAAGCTGAAACTGCCTGTTCCGCCAGGCTTTACCATATCAACGGAATGCTGCAATCACTATTTTGATTTAAACGGACGGTTTCCTGATACCCTTGAAGGCGACATTCTCAAAGCCATGGCCAACATTGAATCCCAAACAGGCATGATTTTTGGTAATCCGGAAAATCCATTGCTGGTATCCTGCCGATCCGGAGCAAGAAGTTCAATGCCCGGCATGATGGAGACCATATTGAATGTCGGCCTGTGTAGCACCACGATTCCGGGACTGATCAAAAAAACCGAGAATGAATGGTTTGTTTATGATGCCTACCGCCGACTGATCATGATGTATTCAGATGTGGTTATGGAAAAAGCCGAACAGATCCGTCCCAAGGACGGCATGGGTATTCGTCTGAATCTTGAAATGATGATGAACAACCTGAAAAACGACAAGGGCTATGACAATGATACGGATATCTCTACCGAAGATTTAAAAGCCCTTTGCGAACGGTTTAAGAAAAAAATCCGGGAGGATCTGGGTGCCGATTTTCCTGATGATCCCCAAGATCAACTCATGGGGTCCATCGGCGCTGTCTTTAAGAGCTGGAACGGCAAACGGGCCGTATCCTACCGTCGCATTGAACATATTCCGGATAGCTGGGGCACGGCCGTCAATGTCCAGACCATGGTTTTCGGTAATATGGGCGAGACCTCAGCCACAGGCGTTGCATTTACCAGGGACCCGGCTACAGGGGACAATAAGTTTTATGGAGAATGGCTGGTCAATGCCCAGGGAGAGGATGTGGTGGCAGGCACCAGAACCCCCAATCCATTGAACACCGATACCAAAAATGCCCAGAACAACCACCTGCCCTCCCTGGAAGAATCCATGCCCCAACTTTACAAACAGTTGTTTGAAATCAGGAATCTTTTAGAAGCTCATTACAAGGACATGCAGGATATTGAATTCACCATCCAGGAGGGCAGGCTTTACATGCTCCAGTGCCGTGTGGGTAAACGCACCGCGACAGCGGCCCTGAACATGGCCATGGACATGCTGGAGGAAGGCACCATTGATGAAAAAACCATGGTATGCCGTCTTGATCCTAAAATTCTGGATGATATGCTTCATCCCGTTGTGGACCCGGAAGCGGAAAAAACAGCCGTAAAGGTTGCAGAAGGACTGCCTGCAGGCCCCGGCGGTGCATGGGGACAGATTGTATTCTCGGCCGAAGATGCGGTTCAATGGGCCAAGTCAGACAAAAATGTCATTTTGGTCCGTGAAGAAACCAACCCCGAAGACATTGAAGGCATGCGGGCTGCGGCAGCCATTCTCACGGCAAGGGGCGGTATGACCTCCCATGCGGCTCTAGTGGCCAGGGGATGGGGCAAATGCTGCATTGTTGGTGCCGGTGCCCTTAAAATCAATTTTGAAACCAAAGAACTTCATGTCGGAACCCGGGTGTTCAAGGAAGGCGATACCTTCACCCTTAACGGTACCAAAGGTATGGTATACCAAGGCCTACTCAAAATGAAGGACGCATCGGAAAATGTCAGATTCAAAGCATTCATGGAAATTGCGGATAAATACCGGGCCATGCAGGTTCGCACGAATGCGGACACCCCGGCAGATGCCAAGACAGCCCTTGAGTTTGGCGCCCAGGGTATCGGACTTTTTAGAACAGAGCATATGTTTTACGGTGCAAATTCTGATAACTCCCTTTTCCTTTTGCGCAAAATGATTTTAAGCAAAACCCACGAAGAAAGAGAGGCTGCACTTAAAGAACTGTTCCCCTTTGTCAAGGAGGAGATCAAGGCCACCCTGGAGGTCATGGATAATCTGCCCGTGACCCTTCGCCTGCTGGATCCACCTCTGCATGAATTTGTGCCCCAGTCACGGGAAAATCAGCAGGAGATTGCCGATGCCCTGCATATTGACATAGAAGAGGTGTTCAAGCGCAGCGAGCAGCTTTTAGAATCAAATCCCATGATCGGGCACAGGGGAGTGAGACTTGGTATCACCTATCCTGAAATCACCCACATGCAGGTGAAAGCCATATTTGAGGCGTGTGCAGAACTGATCAAAGCTGGCAAAAATCCCATGCCTGAAATTATGGTGCCCGTAACCTGCAATGAAAAAGAGCTGGCCTTTGTCCAGGATATCGTTACCCAGTGCCACGATCAGGTGCTTAAAATATACGCAATAGACGCCATTCCTTATTTGTACGGCACCATGATTGAAATCCCAAGAGCTGCCTTGATTGCGGATAAAATGGCAGAATATGCCCAGTTTTTCTCCTTTGGCACCAATGACCTGACCCAGATGACCTTTGGGTTTTCAAGGGACGATATCGGTTCTTTCATGAACGATTACATTGACAATGCCATCCTCAGTTCAGATCCCTTTGAAACCCTGGACCAGGAAGCTGTGGGAGGCCTGGTTACAACAGCGGTGGAACGCGGTCGCAAGACGCGTCCTGAAATCAAGTTAGGCATCTGCGGAGAACACGGCGGGGACCCCGAATCCGTCATATTCTGCCATAAAGCAGGACTGAACTATGTATCGTGCTCACCCTACCGGATACCCATTGCCCGGCTGGCTGCAGCCCAGGCTGCCATTATGCATCCTGACTGCCGATAG
- a CDS encoding ABC-F family ATP-binding cassette domain-containing protein, protein MLNIESITKGFADQVLLDNTGMQINSGERVGLVGRNGHGKTTLLNIIAGIDHPDEGRVIIPSGYRIGVLSQHIKFSRPTVLEEAMLGLPDHERDHFWKAEKILSGLGFSDQDMQKDPMQFSGGYQVRLNLAKVLVSEPDLLILDEPTNYLDITSIRWITGFLVSWPREMLLVTHDRGFMDNVVTHIVGIHRRKMKKIQGDTAKYYLQVAQDEEIYEKTRVNEEKRKKEIELFISRFRAKARLANMVQSRVKTLAKLESKDKLAELKNLDFSFNYLPFAGKQVLTAENLSFGYEKDSPLIKNFSLTVYPGDRVAVIGKNGKGKTTLLKLISQNINPDAGWVKPNPGVETGYFEQTNIQTLNPQFTVEDEILHAYPETDRQKARNICGAMMFEQDAALKKISVLSGGEKARVMLGKLLIRPLNLLLLDEPSNHLDIEASDAFVEALNAFEGAVVIVTHNEMFLYALANRLVIFTSKGIDIFEGTYQEFLEKQGWEDEEVIPVKRKKSPQLSKKELRKKKSEIVAERSKQLMPINKKINKLETEIEAKETKMARVDKELLDASQDQDGLKIATLSKEHAKLESDIETLFDTFAEISERADKIKKKFDRELSGLEGGE, encoded by the coding sequence ATGCTGAATATAGAATCCATAACCAAAGGATTCGCAGATCAGGTACTGCTTGACAATACCGGTATGCAGATTAATTCCGGGGAACGGGTGGGCCTGGTGGGAAGAAACGGCCATGGTAAAACCACGCTTTTAAATATAATAGCAGGCATTGATCATCCCGATGAAGGGCGCGTTATTATACCCAGCGGATATCGGATCGGTGTGCTTTCCCAGCATATAAAATTCAGCAGACCCACGGTTCTTGAAGAAGCCATGCTTGGTCTGCCTGATCATGAGCGAGATCATTTCTGGAAAGCTGAAAAAATTCTGTCAGGTCTGGGGTTTTCAGATCAGGATATGCAAAAGGACCCCATGCAGTTCTCCGGTGGCTACCAGGTGCGTTTAAACCTGGCCAAGGTATTGGTATCCGAACCTGATCTATTAATTCTTGACGAGCCCACCAACTATCTGGACATCACATCCATCCGCTGGATTACAGGCTTTCTTGTTTCCTGGCCAAGGGAGATGCTTCTGGTTACCCATGACCGTGGCTTTATGGATAATGTGGTGACCCATATTGTGGGGATTCACCGTCGCAAGATGAAAAAGATACAGGGCGACACCGCCAAATATTATCTCCAGGTGGCCCAGGACGAAGAGATATATGAAAAAACCCGGGTAAATGAGGAAAAACGCAAAAAAGAGATTGAACTGTTCATCTCCCGGTTCCGGGCCAAGGCACGGCTGGCCAATATGGTGCAGTCCAGGGTCAAAACCCTGGCCAAGCTTGAATCAAAGGACAAACTGGCAGAACTTAAAAATTTGGATTTCTCATTTAACTATTTGCCTTTTGCCGGCAAACAGGTGCTGACTGCCGAAAATTTGAGTTTTGGGTATGAAAAGGACAGCCCTTTGATTAAGAATTTTTCCTTGACCGTATACCCCGGTGACCGTGTGGCTGTCATCGGCAAAAACGGCAAAGGCAAAACCACGTTGCTTAAACTGATCAGTCAGAATATAAATCCGGATGCAGGGTGGGTAAAACCCAATCCAGGTGTAGAAACCGGATATTTTGAGCAGACCAATATTCAGACCTTAAATCCGCAATTCACTGTGGAAGATGAGATTTTGCATGCCTATCCTGAAACAGATCGCCAGAAGGCCAGAAATATCTGCGGCGCCATGATGTTTGAACAGGATGCAGCCCTAAAAAAGATCAGTGTGCTGTCCGGTGGAGAAAAAGCCCGGGTCATGCTTGGTAAACTTCTGATCCGGCCTTTAAATCTTCTGCTTTTGGATGAGCCGTCAAACCATCTTGACATTGAGGCCAGTGATGCCTTTGTGGAGGCTTTAAATGCGTTTGAAGGCGCAGTGGTGATTGTTACCCATAATGAGATGTTTCTGTATGCCCTGGCAAATCGACTGGTGATATTTACGTCAAAGGGCATTGACATATTTGAGGGTACCTATCAGGAATTTCTTGAAAAACAGGGATGGGAGGATGAAGAAGTGATCCCTGTAAAACGCAAAAAGAGCCCACAGCTTTCCAAAAAAGAACTGCGCAAGAAAAAATCAGAGATTGTGGCCGAAAGGTCAAAGCAGTTGATGCCGATAAATAAAAAGATAAACAAACTTGAAACTGAGATTGAGGCAAAAGAAACCAAGATGGCCCGGGTGGACAAAGAACTGCTGGATGCATCCCAGGACCAGGACGGATTAAAAATTGCCACTTTATCCAAAGAACATGCTAAACTGGAATCTGATATTGAGACCCTGTTTGATACTTTTGCGGAAATATCTGAGAGGGCAGACAAGATAAAAAAGAAATTTGACCGGGAATTGTCCGGCCTTGAAGGTGGGGAGTAA
- the pilB gene encoding type IV-A pilus assembly ATPase PilB: MADNTALKSGSSLKSTIKDQSGAGKVKIGEILSKEGQITSIMLNEALAVQKKTNERLSGILLQKGYIDPDTIINVLGRLYNYKVVAFSEIKPDPQALKLLPYDEAKNSLVFPLKLVGDDLQVCMAEPTDTDVVAELGKKTGKNIQAFVSTENDIIQAYRDFYKISDEEYKSFLHFEDEAEDDEPVTSVDDFGSLVSEAAEELEVAVADSDVGQDEFMASDAPIIKLVNGILTKAINDGVSDIHIEPFEKSFQVRYRLDGGMYKAMNLPLSIKNAVLSRIKILASLDIAERRVPQDGRIKLRLGKKKSVDFRVSTLPTLFGESVVMRILDQSALSVDLTRLGFEPGTFEMLKRCISRPYGLLLVTGPTGSGKTTTLYSVLNRLNKDDIKILTAEDPVEFNFKGINQVPVREEVGMTFAAALKAFLRQDPDIIMVGEIRDIETAEIAIKAAMTGHLVFATLHTNDCPSTIGRLVDIGIPSYMLASSVTMVLSQRLGRRLCPDCKQVVTGYNPEDLELHGFDKSEIPDLTIYGPKGCSHCNGTGYKGRVGLYELMEVTDEVGKAISAEVPEDQLRKVAISEGMITLRDAGLVKVKSAETSLEEVLRKTVISKEALPAYLVTPTLNNTRTRM, translated from the coding sequence ATGGCCGACAACACTGCTTTAAAATCCGGTTCCAGCCTTAAATCTACCATCAAAGATCAGTCTGGTGCCGGTAAGGTTAAAATTGGTGAAATCCTTTCTAAGGAAGGACAGATTACCTCCATTATGCTCAACGAGGCCCTCGCGGTTCAGAAAAAGACCAACGAGCGCCTTTCGGGTATTTTGCTCCAGAAAGGATATATTGATCCGGACACCATCATCAATGTGCTGGGACGACTATACAACTATAAAGTTGTCGCTTTTTCTGAAATAAAGCCGGATCCCCAGGCATTGAAACTTCTGCCCTATGATGAAGCCAAAAACAGTCTGGTTTTTCCCTTAAAACTGGTCGGGGACGATTTGCAGGTCTGCATGGCAGAACCCACGGATACGGATGTGGTTGCAGAGCTTGGAAAGAAAACAGGGAAAAACATCCAGGCCTTTGTTTCCACTGAAAATGATATCATCCAGGCTTATCGCGATTTTTACAAAATTTCCGATGAAGAGTATAAAAGTTTTCTTCATTTTGAGGACGAGGCGGAAGATGATGAACCGGTAACTTCTGTTGACGATTTCGGTTCCCTGGTGTCCGAGGCAGCCGAGGAGCTTGAGGTCGCCGTCGCCGATTCAGACGTTGGCCAGGATGAGTTCATGGCCTCGGATGCACCCATCATCAAACTGGTAAACGGCATCTTAACCAAAGCTATCAACGACGGCGTGTCCGATATACACATTGAACCCTTTGAAAAATCCTTTCAGGTGCGCTACCGTCTGGACGGCGGCATGTACAAGGCTATGAACCTGCCGCTGTCAATTAAAAATGCCGTGCTTTCAAGGATAAAGATTCTGGCCTCCCTGGATATTGCCGAGCGCAGGGTCCCCCAGGACGGTCGAATCAAACTTCGGCTGGGCAAAAAGAAATCCGTGGATTTTCGTGTATCCACCTTGCCCACCCTGTTTGGCGAGAGCGTTGTTATGCGTATTCTGGACCAGAGCGCGTTAAGCGTTGATCTAACTCGCCTAGGCTTTGAACCCGGCACCTTTGAGATGCTCAAACGCTGTATTTCAAGGCCCTATGGCCTGCTTCTGGTTACAGGCCCCACCGGTTCGGGTAAAACCACGACCTTGTATTCCGTTCTCAACCGTTTGAACAAGGATGACATCAAGATCCTGACCGCTGAAGACCCCGTGGAATTCAATTTTAAGGGTATCAACCAGGTGCCGGTAAGAGAAGAGGTCGGCATGACCTTTGCCGCAGCTCTGAAAGCCTTTCTCCGACAGGATCCGGATATTATCATGGTGGGTGAGATCCGTGATATTGAAACCGCTGAGATTGCCATAAAGGCCGCCATGACAGGCCATCTTGTGTTTGCCACCCTGCATACCAATGACTGCCCGTCCACCATTGGAAGGCTTGTGGATATTGGTATTCCATCCTATATGCTTGCCTCATCCGTTACCATGGTTTTATCCCAGCGTCTTGGGCGCAGGCTTTGTCCGGATTGCAAGCAGGTGGTGACCGGCTATAATCCGGAAGACCTGGAATTGCACGGTTTTGACAAGAGTGAAATTCCGGATTTGACCATTTACGGTCCTAAAGGCTGCTCCCACTGCAATGGTACCGGATACAAGGGCAGGGTCGGGCTGTATGAACTCATGGAAGTAACTGATGAGGTCGGCAAAGCCATTTCTGCTGAAGTGCCTGAAGACCAGCTGCGCAAGGTGGCTATCTCCGAAGGCATGATCACGCTTCGGGATGCCGGCCTTGTTAAGGTAAAATCCGCAGAGACATCCCTGGAAGAAGTGTTAAGAAAAACCGTTATCTCAAAAGAAGCGCTGCCGGCCTATCTGGTAACCCCGACATTGAACAATACGAGGACAAGGATGTGA
- a CDS encoding cyclic nucleotide-binding domain-containing protein produces the protein MIIREGNTDIDFFKLVQGAVYVVKGGKMIAEITQPGEYFGEMAAITGTSRSASIISKGRSKIKRFPGDKLTEIIEKYPDVAKHLFTVLADRLNETDRKLVSLYNQIKKRKVNNGA, from the coding sequence GTGATCATCCGTGAAGGCAACACGGATATTGACTTTTTTAAGCTTGTTCAAGGTGCCGTCTATGTGGTCAAGGGCGGTAAAATGATTGCAGAAATTACCCAGCCCGGAGAGTATTTCGGCGAAATGGCTGCCATCACCGGTACGTCAAGGTCCGCGTCCATTATTTCAAAGGGACGTTCCAAGATCAAACGGTTCCCGGGAGATAAGCTTACTGAAATTATAGAAAAATATCCTGATGTGGCCAAGCATCTTTTCACTGTCCTTGCCGACCGCCTGAACGAGACGGACCGCAAACTTGTTTCCCTTTACAACCAGATCAAGAAACGCAAAGTTAACAATGGCGCCTGA
- a CDS encoding adenosine deaminase has protein sequence MDMNVFIQGIPKAELHLHIEGTLEPETLFRLAERNGKRIKFDSVEALRQAYRFNNLQSFLDIYYEGAGVLQKENDFYELTWEYLLKAKDQNVRHVEIFFDPQTHTERGIAFETVINGIYHALSDGARDLNISFCLIMCFLRHLPESEAMETLSQALDFKDKITGIGLDSSESGHPPSKFIRVFEKARKEGFMAVAHAGEEGPPEYIWEAIQDLKVHRIDHGVRALEDTSLINELKRRRIPLTVCPLSNVKLRVFKDIREHNFKTLFDQGLCVTVNSDDPAYFGGYVVENYLALQNAFQLTRDDIAQLAVNSFNAAFISQDKKDIFIDQIKKFMVE, from the coding sequence ATGGATATGAATGTATTTATTCAGGGTATTCCCAAAGCAGAGCTACATCTTCATATCGAAGGGACGTTGGAGCCGGAGACATTGTTTCGCTTAGCCGAAAGAAACGGTAAACGCATTAAGTTCGATTCGGTGGAAGCACTGCGACAGGCTTATCGTTTCAATAATCTGCAGTCTTTCCTGGATATATATTACGAAGGTGCCGGCGTACTTCAAAAAGAGAACGATTTTTATGAACTGACATGGGAATATCTCCTGAAAGCCAAAGATCAAAACGTCCGGCACGTTGAAATTTTTTTTGATCCCCAAACCCATACAGAACGAGGCATTGCTTTCGAAACAGTAATAAACGGCATTTATCACGCTTTGTCCGACGGTGCCCGTGATCTCAACATTTCATTTTGCCTGATCATGTGCTTTTTACGCCATTTGCCGGAATCCGAGGCCATGGAAACCCTTTCCCAGGCGTTGGATTTCAAGGACAAGATTACGGGAATCGGGCTTGATTCTTCCGAATCCGGGCACCCACCATCCAAATTCATACGTGTTTTTGAAAAAGCACGAAAAGAAGGCTTTATGGCCGTGGCCCATGCCGGGGAAGAAGGGCCCCCTGAATACATATGGGAGGCAATTCAAGATCTTAAAGTCCATCGAATTGATCATGGCGTGCGTGCGCTCGAAGACACGTCACTTATCAATGAACTCAAGCGCCGCCGGATCCCTTTAACGGTTTGTCCGCTTTCCAACGTCAAGCTGCGTGTTTTTAAAGACATCCGGGAACACAATTTTAAAACGCTGTTTGACCAGGGGCTTTGCGTGACGGTCAACTCGGATGACCCTGCATATTTCGGCGGATATGTTGTGGAAAACTATCTGGCGCTTCAAAACGCGTTTCAGCTGACGCGAGATGATATCGCACAACTGGCGGTGAATTCTTTTAATGCCGCTTTTATCAGCCAGGATAAAAAAGATATCTTTATTGATCAGATAAAAAAATTCATGGTTGAATAA